One window from the genome of Pararhizobium gei encodes:
- a CDS encoding NepR family anti-sigma factor gives MVRADNPNAQIAAKLRALYVSVQEEAIPDRFLDLLDKLDAVERMSLPDTAK, from the coding sequence ATGGTGCGCGCCGACAACCCGAATGCGCAAATTGCCGCGAAACTCCGTGCACTTTACGTGTCCGTTCAGGAAGAAGCCATCCCGGATCGGTTCCTAGATCTGTTGGACAAGCTTGATGCCGTCGAGCGGATGTCATTGCCGGATA
- a CDS encoding response regulator, which yields MSLSTRIAPFLPYLRRYSRALTGSQTSGDAYVAAVLEALIADVTIFPEASSDRVALFQLYARIFGSSAISIPEPISPFAWEKRASINLGSVSPLARQAFLLVSVEGFHASEAAEVLGTSDTEMTGLLERASEEISRQVATDIMIIEDEPLIAIDIEQMVESLGHNVTGIARTRDEAVALFNKTQPSMVLADIQLADGSSGIDAVNDILKSASIPVIFITAFPERLLTGERPEPTFLVTKPFNPDMVKALISQALFFNESTKAAA from the coding sequence ATGTCACTTTCCACCCGGATCGCTCCGTTTCTGCCCTATTTGCGCCGCTACTCACGTGCGCTGACAGGATCGCAGACGTCCGGCGACGCCTATGTCGCGGCTGTACTTGAGGCCCTTATTGCGGATGTTACGATTTTTCCGGAAGCGAGCAGCGACAGGGTAGCGTTGTTTCAACTTTATGCGAGGATTTTCGGCTCTTCGGCCATCTCTATTCCGGAACCGATTTCTCCCTTTGCATGGGAGAAACGCGCATCGATAAACCTGGGGTCGGTGTCCCCTCTCGCCCGTCAGGCGTTCCTCCTCGTTTCTGTCGAGGGTTTTCATGCGAGCGAGGCGGCAGAGGTTCTCGGCACAAGCGATACCGAAATGACCGGCCTGCTCGAGCGCGCCTCGGAAGAAATTTCGCGCCAGGTGGCGACCGACATCATGATCATAGAAGACGAACCGCTGATCGCCATCGATATCGAACAAATGGTGGAAAGCCTCGGCCACAACGTCACGGGCATTGCGAGAACCCGCGATGAAGCGGTTGCGCTCTTCAACAAGACGCAGCCGAGCATGGTTCTGGCCGACATTCAGTTGGCAGACGGCAGCTCGGGCATCGATGCGGTCAATGATATTCTTAAAAGCGCGTCCATTCCTGTCATCTTCATTACTGCATTTCCTGAGCGGTTGCTGACAGGTGAACGCCCGGAGCCGACATTCCTTGTCACCAAGCCGTTCAATCCGGATATGGTCAAAGCGTTGATCAGCCAAGCTTTGTTCTTCAATGAATCGACCAAGGCCGCAGCCTAA
- a CDS encoding sensor histidine kinase: MGYLCQTSDLTVVRSGNLPDSLRPLTWAGDEEVFGSSESGRLRALKMEVLSRNTPAFTEINFATAAGILTYRIDIDRIDVRGETGILSVFTDISETCRRERVLKTLLRELSHRSKNLLAIVQGIATQTARQALSLDYFLSKFRGRIQSLAYSQDLVTDSSWRGAFLFTLAERQFSAYWPSIDTRIAVHGVNAHLSPNASLHIGLALHELIVDAASRGAVAAGANAVTIDCTQTTLDDKAAIELVWKERLPAAFSWREDREETSFARTVLERVVPVAIGGKATYRITADLVEYRLAIPAQEYEILTETEE; the protein is encoded by the coding sequence TTGGGCTATCTTTGCCAGACCAGCGATCTGACCGTCGTCCGCTCGGGGAATTTACCGGACAGTTTGAGGCCGCTGACATGGGCGGGTGATGAGGAAGTATTTGGCTCAAGTGAAAGCGGGCGGCTGCGCGCATTGAAGATGGAGGTACTAAGCCGCAACACACCTGCCTTTACTGAAATCAATTTCGCAACTGCTGCCGGTATCCTGACCTACCGGATCGATATTGATCGAATTGATGTTCGGGGCGAGACAGGCATTCTGTCGGTTTTCACCGATATATCGGAGACATGCCGTCGCGAGCGTGTGCTGAAGACCTTATTGCGGGAACTCAGCCACCGCTCCAAGAACCTTCTTGCCATCGTTCAGGGCATTGCAACCCAGACCGCCCGGCAAGCTTTATCCCTGGATTATTTCCTCAGCAAGTTCCGGGGCCGTATACAGTCGCTTGCATATTCGCAGGATCTGGTCACTGATTCGAGCTGGCGCGGCGCCTTTCTCTTTACGCTTGCCGAACGGCAATTCAGCGCCTACTGGCCCTCGATAGACACCCGGATTGCCGTCCACGGCGTCAATGCCCATCTGTCTCCGAACGCGTCTCTTCACATCGGCCTCGCATTGCACGAGCTCATCGTCGATGCGGCCTCTCGCGGCGCTGTCGCAGCAGGCGCAAACGCAGTGACCATCGATTGCACGCAAACCACGCTCGACGACAAAGCCGCGATCGAACTCGTATGGAAGGAGCGTCTGCCTGCGGCTTTTTCCTGGCGGGAGGACAGGGAGGAGACAAGCTTTGCCCGGACCGTTCTCGAACGGGTCGTGCCTGTTGCGATCGGCGGGAAAGCCACTTACCGCATCACCGCTGATCTCGTCGAATATCGTCTTGCCATTCCAGCGCAGGAATACGAAATCCTTACGGAAACAGAGGAATAG